One Cyanobacteriota bacterium DNA window includes the following coding sequences:
- a CDS encoding Ycf66 family protein, producing MDIAIAAEGSVQIVQAQVNLGLNPASILGIALAVAGAGLYFLRNFRPELARDHDIFFSAVGLLCGLILLSQGWRLDPILQFGVFLLAGSAVFFAWESIRLRGVATEQAKRSPIVDDDRPVSRVYRAELDDYETFDERPQRRRIRGTRDLRDRDEDNYDTEVRRRPPLRGDVRPPEDEPRGRASGDVDDMTRKRRPRPARDDSNQAPPRTSVDDRPARPSRSREQTSGYAPMDDEDLPPRPRRSRPPSPSPDDQPSPPRRRSSARVAVDEDYVDYQPVDQPFESTGKRGDQRDDASNWSNNGTDESVDAYADNSEVSWKRQRSSDEDDADRPRPTSFTDDDDTSAEFTQS from the coding sequence ATGGACATAGCGATCGCTGCGGAGGGATCTGTTCAGATTGTCCAGGCTCAAGTTAACTTAGGGCTGAATCCTGCAAGTATTTTGGGGATTGCACTAGCTGTTGCTGGGGCCGGGCTGTATTTTTTGCGTAACTTTCGTCCTGAATTAGCCCGCGACCACGATATTTTCTTCTCAGCCGTTGGCCTATTGTGTGGGTTGATCCTATTGTCCCAAGGATGGCGGCTTGATCCGATCTTACAATTTGGAGTGTTTTTGTTGGCAGGATCAGCCGTGTTTTTTGCCTGGGAAAGTATCCGCCTGCGAGGTGTAGCTACAGAACAGGCTAAACGCAGCCCAATCGTGGATGACGATCGCCCCGTCAGCCGCGTGTATCGAGCGGAGCTGGATGACTATGAAACCTTTGATGAACGTCCCCAGCGTCGTCGCATCAGGGGCACTCGTGACCTGCGCGATCGCGACGAGGATAATTACGATACGGAAGTCCGTCGGCGGCCTCCTCTGCGGGGAGATGTGCGCCCGCCCGAAGATGAACCGCGTGGGCGTGCATCTGGTGATGTGGACGATATGACTCGAAAGCGCCGCCCGCGGCCTGCGCGAGACGATAGCAATCAAGCGCCACCCCGGACATCGGTGGATGATCGTCCCGCACGACCCTCTCGCAGTCGTGAGCAAACATCTGGCTATGCTCCCATGGACGATGAAGATCTGCCACCTAGGCCACGCCGATCGCGTCCACCTTCACCGTCTCCCGATGATCAACCGTCACCGCCTCGGCGGCGATCGTCAGCTAGAGTTGCTGTGGATGAAGATTATGTTGATTATCAACCCGTTGACCAGCCTTTTGAATCAACAGGTAAGCGCGGTGATCAACGTGATGATGCTAGCAATTGGTCGAATAATGGCACTGACGAATCAGTTGATGCCTACGCTGACAACAGTGAAGTAAGCTGGAAGCGGCAGCGAAGCAGTGACGAGGATGATGCTGATAGGCCCAGGCCAACCAGTTTCACGGATGACGACGACACGTCTGCTGAGTTTACACAGTCCTGA
- a CDS encoding biopolymer transporter Tol, whose amino-acid sequence MSTVLALTSCATTDQFPLTSTLNSRYTDEQPALSGDGRFLAFVSNRDGSRNILLYDLQQRQFVYLPQLNRRNAIAEQPSLSYTARYIVYLASDRGRPEIELYDRATRRTQILTIGYQGWIRNPKISPDGRYITFETGSRGQWDIEVLDRGATVELDRPNAPIPGLQPSP is encoded by the coding sequence ATGAGTACTGTGTTGGCGCTGACTAGTTGTGCTACTACTGATCAATTTCCCCTCACTAGTACTCTCAATAGCCGCTATACAGATGAACAACCAGCTTTAAGTGGAGACGGTCGATTCTTAGCCTTTGTGTCTAACCGAGACGGCAGCCGTAATATCCTCCTGTATGACTTGCAGCAGCGTCAGTTTGTGTATTTGCCCCAGCTAAACCGTCGTAATGCGATCGCCGAGCAGCCCAGCCTTAGCTACACAGCTCGCTATATTGTCTATTTGGCTAGTGACCGGGGCAGGCCAGAAATTGAACTCTACGATCGGGCAACTCGACGTACTCAGATATTAACGATCGGATACCAAGGTTGGATCCGCAATCCTAAGATTAGCCCAGATGGACGCTACATCACCTTTGAGACAGGTTCACGGGGTCAATGGGATATTGAAGTGTTAGATCGGGGTGCTACGGTGGAATTGGATCGTCCTAATGCTCCTATTCCTGGCTTGCAACCATCACCATAG